The genomic window ACCTCGCTGCTGGCGCTGCTGGCCTCGGCCACGCATCCGCGCAGGCGGGCGGCGGCGGCCACCATCACCTGGCTGATGATGATCGCGGGCATTGCGATAACCGCGGGCACCGCGGGGGTGTTTCTTGACCCCTATACACCGGCGCGGCTGATGGAGGTGGTGTCGGTCGTGACCATCGGCGCGGTTCTGCTGACGGCGATGGCCATCGCGGGAATCGAGCGTCGCTGTCCGCGCGGCATTCCGGATGCCCGGCCGATGCCCTTCATGCTGGGCCTGCGCGAGGTCTGGGCGGAGCGGAAGGCGCGGATGTTCACGATCTTCATCTTTCTATCGATGACCGCCTATTTCATGCAGGAGCTGATTCTCGAACCCTATGCCGGGCTGGTGTTTGGCTTCACGCCGGGCCAGACCACGTCGCTGTCGGGGGCGCAGAATGGGGGCGTGTTCGTCGGCATGGCGCTGGTTGGCATCGCGGCCACGGGCCTGCGCTTCGGGTCGCTGCGCAACTGGGTGGTGGCGGGCTGCGTCGGCTCGGCGTTGTCGCTGGCGCTGATCGCCGGGCTGGGCCAGACCGGCGGCAACCTGTGGCCCGCGGTCGTGATGCTGGGCCTGTTCAACGGCATGTTCGCGGTTGCCGCCATCGGGTCGATGA from Paracoccaceae bacterium Fryx2 includes these protein-coding regions:
- a CDS encoding BCD family MFS transporter — its product is MMLSWLSIVRMGMVQMCLGAIVVLTTSTLNRLMVVELALPAVLPGALVALHYGIQITRPNWGYRSDTGGNRTRWIVGGMAILAAGAYGAALAVLLMEASFWPGLALSVLSYAMIGVGAGASGTSLLALLASATHPRRRAAAATITWLMMIAGIAITAGTAGVFLDPYTPARLMEVVSVVTIGAVLLTAMAIAGIERRCPRGIPDARPMPFMLGLREVWAERKARMFTIFIFLSMTAYFMQELILEPYAGLVFGFTPGQTTSLSGAQNGGVFVGMALVGIAATGLRFGSLRNWVVAGCVGSALSLALIAGLGQTGGNLWPAVVMLGLFNGMFAVAAIGSMMALAGEGRGAREGTRMGLWGASQAIAAGFGGLTGAGLADLLRLGLDVPAAFGAVFLLEAALFLAAAALAIRIMEGAARAPSASLVAGE